A genomic segment from Gilvibacter sp. SZ-19 encodes:
- a CDS encoding DUF4286 family protein, translated as MIIYNVTINIDESIQQQWLHWMREEHIPEMLATGKFTKALMTRVMVEEEMGGITYSVQYTADSAETLKRYYTEDAERMRAQSKPFEGKFVAFRTELEIVSEH; from the coding sequence ATGATCATCTACAACGTTACCATCAATATAGACGAATCCATTCAGCAGCAATGGCTCCACTGGATGCGCGAAGAGCATATTCCGGAAATGCTTGCCACTGGAAAATTCACCAAAGCCCTTATGACCCGCGTTATGGTAGAAGAAGAAATGGGCGGTATCACTTACTCGGTGCAATACACCGCAGACAGCGCGGAAACCCTTAAGCGTTATTATACGGAAGATGCGGAGCGTATGCGGGCGCAAAGCAAACCTTTTGAAGGTAAATTTGTAGCCTTTAGAACAGAATTGGAAATAGTAAGCGAACACTGA
- a CDS encoding tetratricopeptide repeat protein yields the protein MRNYLFILLFVLPLASFGQNDALAKTYFDEGKYDKALRIYQTLYDKNPRRLDIFKALVATHQQLENYETAGTLLAGRAEAYGPYPQLSVDIGYNFELQNRPEEAKAFYQLAVDELALQPNYARFIGDTFDRYGLLEWAVKSYEKGMELNPNADFYLQLSRIYGELQNYEKMFDAYLNLMESKPGYGSYTKRSLTQFITEDPANQANVVFRKTLIKRIQQDPNLMYNELLSWLYVQQKEFRKSFNQEKAIYKRKGETLEHLSLLAGITEEEGEYDISLEILEYIIANSAILEEQLDAEEKRLGVIVKTVSDLKKVNQEFDKVFEKYGLSTRTYALQIAYNDFIAFKQQQPETAILNLKVLADTDLNRFEKARVRMKLADILVYTQKFNQALIYYSQIQKQVQGNILAQEARFKVARTSYFKGDFKWSQIQLDVLKKSTSQLIANDAMELSLLISDNSVEDSTQTALRKFAKADLLSLQNKNNEAVRLLSEILENHKGEAIEDEALLRRAKLYTALGVYEKAEADYKTIIALFKEDILADDAYFLLGQLYEKQLALPEKAKEFYEQIVFNFSDSIYFVDARKRYRSLRGDTIN from the coding sequence GTGCGCAATTACTTGTTCATACTGCTGTTTGTACTGCCCCTTGCTAGTTTTGGGCAGAACGATGCCTTGGCCAAAACTTATTTTGACGAAGGCAAATACGACAAGGCCCTGAGAATCTATCAGACCTTGTACGACAAGAACCCCAGAAGACTCGATATTTTTAAGGCGCTTGTGGCTACCCATCAGCAGTTGGAAAATTATGAGACAGCCGGAACTTTGCTTGCCGGCCGTGCAGAAGCTTATGGCCCTTATCCGCAGCTATCAGTAGACATTGGATACAATTTCGAATTGCAAAACCGACCGGAGGAGGCCAAGGCCTTTTACCAGCTGGCAGTAGACGAACTTGCCTTGCAACCCAATTACGCGCGATTCATTGGAGACACTTTTGATCGCTACGGACTCTTAGAATGGGCTGTTAAGTCTTATGAAAAGGGCATGGAGCTCAACCCAAATGCAGATTTTTACCTGCAGCTTTCTCGCATTTACGGAGAATTGCAGAACTACGAAAAGATGTTCGATGCCTATTTGAACCTTATGGAATCCAAACCGGGTTACGGCTCTTACACCAAAAGAAGTCTCACCCAGTTCATCACAGAAGACCCTGCCAACCAGGCCAATGTGGTCTTTAGAAAAACCCTGATAAAGCGGATTCAGCAAGACCCGAACTTGATGTACAATGAACTCTTGAGTTGGCTCTATGTGCAGCAAAAAGAGTTTCGCAAATCCTTTAATCAGGAAAAGGCAATATATAAGCGCAAAGGCGAAACTTTAGAGCATCTTTCATTATTGGCAGGTATTACAGAAGAAGAAGGAGAGTACGATATCTCCTTGGAGATCTTGGAATATATCATAGCCAACAGCGCTATTTTAGAAGAGCAACTCGACGCAGAAGAAAAACGCTTAGGGGTAATTGTCAAAACAGTATCCGACTTAAAAAAGGTAAATCAAGAATTCGATAAGGTTTTTGAGAAATACGGTCTAAGCACACGCACATACGCGCTTCAGATCGCCTATAACGACTTTATCGCCTTTAAACAACAGCAACCTGAAACCGCGATTTTGAACCTCAAGGTTTTGGCCGACACAGACCTCAACCGTTTTGAAAAGGCTCGAGTGCGCATGAAACTCGCAGACATACTCGTTTACACGCAAAAATTCAATCAGGCTTTGATCTATTATTCGCAAATACAAAAGCAGGTTCAAGGGAATATCCTAGCTCAAGAGGCTCGTTTTAAGGTGGCGCGAACTAGTTACTTCAAAGGCGATTTCAAATGGTCTCAGATACAATTGGACGTACTTAAAAAGTCCACTTCGCAACTCATAGCCAATGATGCCATGGAACTCAGTTTACTTATTAGCGACAATTCTGTAGAAGACAGCACCCAGACCGCTCTGCGCAAATTCGCCAAGGCCGACCTTTTGAGCCTTCAGAATAAAAATAACGAAGCGGTGCGTTTACTGAGCGAGATTTTAGAAAACCACAAAGGAGAAGCCATAGAGGACGAGGCCTTACTAAGGCGCGCTAAACTATATACAGCCTTAGGAGTCTATGAAAAGGCAGAAGCCGATTACAAGACCATCATTGCATTATTCAAAGAAGATATTTTAGCGGACGATGCCTATTTTCTGCTCGGACAACTCTACGAAAAGCAATTGGCGCTACCCGAAAAGGCCAAGGAATTTTACGAGCAGATCGTCTTTAATTTCTCAGATAGTATTTACTTTGTAGACGCAAGAAAGCGCTACCGCAGTTTGCGTGGCGACACCATAAATTAA
- the rsmA gene encoding 16S rRNA (adenine(1518)-N(6)/adenine(1519)-N(6))-dimethyltransferase RsmA encodes MSGPVRPKKHLGQHFLVDKNIARKISETLSFDGFDLALEIGPGTGVLTEFLVATGKPITAMDVDTESIEYLNASFLQANLKVVEADFLKAELATYFGDAQIGIIGNFPYNISSQIVFKALEHRDQVLEFSGMFQKEVAQRICQGPGNKTYGILSVLAQAFYETEYLFTVPPGVFNPPPKVDSGVLRMRRKPDYKLACDETLFFKVVKTAFNQRRKTLRNSLKSFDLSDKLKEDAIFELRPERLSVSEFVELTQKIAQDGLSDL; translated from the coding sequence ATGAGTGGTCCGGTTAGACCTAAGAAGCATCTTGGCCAGCATTTCTTGGTAGACAAGAACATTGCTAGAAAGATCAGTGAGACCCTCTCCTTCGATGGATTTGATCTGGCTTTGGAGATAGGCCCTGGAACAGGAGTACTGACCGAGTTCTTGGTAGCAACCGGAAAACCCATCACCGCGATGGACGTCGATACGGAGTCTATCGAATACTTGAATGCCTCCTTTTTGCAAGCTAATCTAAAGGTAGTTGAGGCCGATTTTTTAAAGGCAGAACTGGCTACTTATTTTGGAGACGCCCAAATTGGCATTATTGGGAACTTCCCTTATAATATCTCTTCGCAGATCGTATTCAAAGCCCTAGAGCATCGCGATCAGGTACTCGAATTTTCGGGTATGTTTCAAAAAGAAGTAGCGCAAAGAATTTGCCAAGGTCCGGGGAATAAGACCTACGGTATTCTCTCCGTACTCGCTCAGGCTTTTTACGAAACCGAATATCTTTTTACGGTGCCACCGGGTGTATTCAATCCGCCTCCTAAAGTAGATAGCGGCGTATTGCGCATGCGACGTAAACCTGATTACAAATTGGCCTGCGACGAAACCTTGTTTTTCAAAGTCGTAAAGACAGCCTTTAACCAGCGTCGTAAAACCCTTCGCAACAGCTTAAAATCCTTTGATTTGTCCGATAAGTTGAAAGAAGATGCTATCTTTGAGCTTCGTCCGGAACGCCTGTCAGTTTCGGAATTTGTCGAACTCACTCAAAAAATAGCGCAAGATGGCCTTTCAGATCTCTGA
- the mgtE gene encoding magnesium transporter, protein MAFQISDELIDQVQEHIAATQDTQLLELMSDFHYADIAEVLDALDLEDATYLLRLLDSETTSDALMELDEDLREDLLDKLSPKEIAEELEEMDTDDAADVIAELDDAIVEEVIDEIKDEKHAQEIRELLSYDENSAGGLMAKELVRVKDTWTIAGCVREMRRQAKNVTRVHSIYVVDKNEKLIGRLSLKDLLTAPEKAKISDIYIPRVDFVFVDRTGEEVARIMNKYDLEAIPVVDEDHKLLGRITIDDIVDFIKLEAEKDYQLAAGITQEVEADDSILELTKARLPWLVLGLFGGLASVFILEDFEDLMADPQVKALFFFTPLIAAMAGNVGVQSSAIIVQGLANDIVKGSLWSRLLKEVGLSLINGIALGALVMVFGAIMGYSTAFSLTIAVSMLSVIIIAALIGTFVPIILDKRGIDPAIATGPFITTSNDIFGIFLFFYLSKLILQF, encoded by the coding sequence ATGGCCTTTCAGATCTCTGATGAGTTAATCGACCAGGTTCAAGAGCACATAGCCGCAACCCAAGATACTCAACTCCTTGAATTGATGAGTGATTTCCACTATGCGGATATCGCTGAGGTTCTGGACGCCTTAGATCTGGAGGACGCTACTTACCTACTCCGACTTTTAGATTCAGAAACTACTTCTGACGCCCTTATGGAGTTGGACGAGGATCTGCGTGAAGACCTACTGGACAAACTCTCGCCCAAGGAGATCGCCGAGGAGCTCGAGGAGATGGACACTGATGACGCAGCCGACGTAATCGCAGAACTCGATGACGCCATTGTAGAAGAGGTGATCGACGAGATCAAAGACGAGAAGCACGCTCAAGAGATCCGTGAACTTCTCTCTTATGACGAGAACAGTGCCGGAGGTCTTATGGCCAAGGAATTGGTTCGTGTAAAAGACACCTGGACCATTGCAGGCTGTGTTAGAGAAATGCGTAGACAGGCTAAGAATGTGACCCGAGTACATTCCATTTACGTGGTGGACAAGAACGAAAAACTCATTGGGCGACTTTCTTTAAAAGATCTGTTGACGGCTCCAGAAAAAGCCAAGATCAGCGATATTTATATTCCCAGAGTAGATTTTGTCTTTGTAGATCGCACCGGAGAAGAAGTGGCGCGTATTATGAACAAATACGACCTGGAAGCCATTCCAGTGGTCGATGAAGATCACAAATTACTCGGAAGAATCACCATTGATGATATTGTAGATTTTATAAAACTGGAAGCCGAAAAAGACTACCAGTTGGCGGCAGGTATTACCCAAGAAGTAGAAGCCGATGACTCTATTTTAGAACTCACCAAAGCCCGTTTACCTTGGTTGGTTTTAGGCTTATTTGGGGGGTTGGCTTCGGTTTTCATCTTAGAGGATTTTGAAGACCTTATGGCAGACCCACAAGTGAAAGCCTTGTTCTTCTTTACGCCACTTATTGCGGCGATGGCCGGAAACGTAGGAGTACAATCAAGTGCGATCATCGTACAAGGTTTGGCCAATGATATTGTAAAAGGGAGTTTGTGGAGTCGACTTTTAAAAGAAGTAGGCCTAAGCCTTATCAACGGAATTGCTTTAGGAGCTTTGGTTATGGTCTTTGGTGCAATTATGGGTTATTCTACCGCCTTTAGTCTAACCATTGCCGTTTCTATGCTTTCGGTGATCATCATTGCAGCCCTTATTGGAACCTTTGTACCCATCATTTTAGACAAGCGCGGCATTGACCCTGCAATAGCCACAGGCCCTTTCATTACCACGAGTAATGACATCTTTGGTATCTTTTTGTTCTTTTATCTTTCCAAGCTTATCCTTCAGTTTTGA
- a CDS encoding cupin domain-containing protein: MSKPINIKEKLGKFSDHWHPHQIAVVDDMQVLLAKISGEFVWHAHQDEDELFYVQKGTLKMHFRDRVETVQEGEIIVVPKGVEHCPKTIDGQEVQLLLFEKLSTKHTGEVVHEKTQTSYPKI; this comes from the coding sequence ATGAGTAAGCCTATCAACATAAAAGAAAAGCTCGGTAAATTCAGTGATCATTGGCATCCGCATCAAATTGCCGTTGTAGATGACATGCAAGTGCTTTTGGCCAAGATAAGCGGAGAATTTGTTTGGCATGCTCACCAAGACGAAGACGAATTATTCTACGTGCAAAAAGGCACCCTTAAGATGCACTTTAGAGACCGAGTAGAAACTGTCCAAGAAGGCGAGATCATTGTAGTACCTAAAGGCGTAGAACACTGCCCCAAGACCATAGACGGACAAGAAGTTCAATTGCTACTGTTTGAAAAACTGAGTACCAAACACACCGGGGAGGTCGTTCACGAAAAGACCCAAACCTCGTACCCTAAGATCTAA
- the serS gene encoding serine--tRNA ligase, whose protein sequence is MLQVSEIREHKDRFAKALAKRGLDAMPIIEEVLKADELRRKTQAELDETLAQSNTFSKEIGQLFKSGEVQKANLLKEKTAGLKEQSKTLQEQLNTAADKLQELLFTLPNIPNEAVPEGSSDEDNVETERHGTIPSLHEGALPHWELAKKYNLIDFELGNKVTGAGFPVYIGKGARLQRALISYFLDKNIEAGYTEYQVPHLVNEASGIGTGSLPDKEGQMYHVTGDNLYLIPTAEVPVTNLFRGDLLNAKDLPIACTGYTPCFRREAGSYGAHVRGLNRLHQFDKVEIVRIEHPDRSYQALEEMLAHVKVLLEELGLPYRILRLCGGDLTFASALTYDFEVFSTAQDRWLEVSSVSNFETFQSNRMKLRFKNAEGKNELAHTLNGSALALPRILASILENYQTEDGIKIPEVLVPYCGFDTIQ, encoded by the coding sequence ATGTTACAGGTTAGTGAAATTCGCGAACACAAAGACCGCTTTGCCAAAGCCTTGGCCAAACGCGGTTTGGACGCTATGCCCATTATAGAAGAAGTGCTAAAAGCCGATGAGCTCCGCAGAAAAACGCAGGCTGAGCTGGATGAAACTCTGGCCCAATCCAACACTTTTTCTAAAGAGATCGGGCAGTTGTTCAAAAGTGGCGAAGTACAAAAAGCCAACCTGTTAAAAGAAAAAACCGCCGGACTCAAGGAGCAGTCTAAAACACTACAAGAACAACTCAACACCGCGGCAGATAAGCTGCAGGAATTGCTGTTTACGCTTCCCAATATTCCCAACGAAGCGGTGCCAGAAGGTAGCAGTGATGAAGACAATGTAGAGACCGAGCGTCATGGGACCATTCCTAGCTTACACGAAGGAGCGCTTCCTCACTGGGAGTTAGCCAAAAAATACAATCTGATAGACTTTGAACTCGGAAACAAAGTAACAGGAGCCGGATTTCCGGTCTATATTGGCAAAGGAGCTCGTTTGCAGCGTGCGCTTATCAGTTATTTCTTAGACAAGAATATAGAAGCCGGTTATACCGAATACCAGGTGCCTCACTTGGTAAACGAAGCTTCGGGTATTGGAACGGGAAGTTTGCCCGATAAAGAAGGACAAATGTATCACGTTACAGGAGACAATCTGTATTTGATCCCAACGGCAGAAGTGCCTGTGACCAACTTGTTTAGAGGCGACTTGCTCAATGCCAAGGACCTGCCTATAGCCTGTACGGGTTATACCCCTTGCTTTAGACGCGAAGCCGGATCTTATGGCGCCCATGTTAGAGGTTTGAATCGCCTGCATCAGTTTGACAAAGTGGAGATTGTTCGCATAGAACATCCAGATCGTTCTTACCAGGCCTTAGAAGAAATGCTTGCTCATGTAAAGGTGCTCTTAGAAGAACTTGGTCTCCCGTATCGCATTCTTAGACTCTGCGGAGGGGATCTGACCTTTGCCAGTGCCCTAACTTACGATTTCGAGGTATTCTCTACCGCCCAAGATCGTTGGTTGGAGGTGTCTTCTGTCTCGAATTTCGAGACCTTTCAGAGCAACCGCATGAAATTGCGTTTTAAAAATGCCGAAGGCAAGAACGAATTGGCCCATACGCTTAACGGTAGTGCCTTGGCCTTACCGCGTATTTTGGCGAGTATCCTTGAGAATTATCAGACCGAAGATGGGATAAAGATCCCTGAGGTCTTAGTTCCTTACTGCGGATTCGACACGATCCAATAA
- a CDS encoding 2-hydroxyacid dehydrogenase translates to MKILHLDKNHPLLIAQLNAAGHENVEGFNYDRAKTLAVIEQFDGVVLRSRITVDREFLQAAKQLKFVARVGAGMESIDLDYAQARGIKLFSAPEGNRNAVGEHALGMLLALLNKLFAAHQQIKQGQWNREANRGLELDYRTVGIIGYGNMGKAFARKLRGFDCRVLCYDILPNVGDANAEQVDLKTLQQEVDVLSLHTPWTPLTNKMVNTDFINAFAKPFFLINTARGKSVVTADLVQALKNGKVLGAGLDVLEYEKSSFESLFEADSMPPALAELLQMDQVILSPHIAGWTVESLEKLAQTIVDKILNEFPA, encoded by the coding sequence TTGAAAATTCTTCATCTAGACAAGAATCATCCTTTGCTAATAGCCCAGCTAAATGCGGCAGGGCACGAGAATGTCGAAGGTTTCAATTATGACAGAGCAAAGACCCTAGCAGTTATTGAACAGTTTGATGGCGTGGTGCTACGAAGTCGTATCACTGTAGATCGCGAGTTCCTCCAAGCCGCTAAACAATTGAAGTTTGTAGCTCGTGTTGGCGCGGGTATGGAGAGTATAGATCTGGACTATGCACAGGCTAGAGGTATTAAACTCTTCTCGGCACCAGAAGGCAACCGCAATGCTGTAGGTGAACATGCCCTAGGGATGCTGCTAGCACTTTTAAACAAACTCTTTGCTGCGCATCAGCAGATAAAACAAGGGCAATGGAACAGAGAGGCCAATCGCGGCTTAGAACTGGACTATCGCACTGTGGGCATTATAGGATATGGCAATATGGGCAAAGCTTTTGCAAGAAAGCTTCGCGGGTTCGACTGTCGGGTTTTGTGTTATGATATTCTACCTAATGTGGGCGATGCCAATGCCGAGCAGGTGGATCTAAAAACCTTGCAACAAGAAGTAGATGTGCTAAGTCTACACACCCCATGGACACCGCTAACCAATAAGATGGTCAATACAGATTTCATTAATGCTTTTGCCAAACCCTTTTTTCTGATCAATACGGCGCGAGGTAAATCGGTAGTGACAGCAGATCTGGTTCAGGCCCTTAAGAACGGCAAAGTTCTCGGTGCTGGTTTAGACGTATTGGAATACGAAAAGAGTTCATTTGAATCTTTGTTCGAAGCAGATAGTATGCCCCCAGCATTGGCCGAACTCTTGCAGATGGATCAAGTGATTTTGAGTCCGCACATTGCAGGTTGGACGGTTGAAAGTTTAGAAAAACTGGCCCAAACCATAGTCGATAAGATACTGAATGAATTTCCGGCCTAA
- a CDS encoding thioesterase family protein, whose translation MKPQVFEFTVTVASEHIDAQNHVNNLVYLEWCLEAAEKHWSRNATNQLLNEYVWFVLKHEIQYKAQAVLGDQLCLKTWVSSNAGVRSERQYEIYNQNSGKLLVQAKTLWCLLRADSKKPTAIPEEICNLFVDE comes from the coding sequence TTGAAACCTCAGGTTTTTGAATTCACGGTTACCGTAGCATCAGAACATATCGATGCGCAAAATCACGTAAATAATCTCGTTTATCTCGAATGGTGTTTAGAGGCTGCAGAAAAGCACTGGTCTCGCAATGCCACAAACCAGCTGCTGAATGAATACGTTTGGTTCGTGCTCAAACACGAGATCCAGTACAAAGCGCAGGCAGTTCTTGGAGATCAATTGTGTCTTAAGACTTGGGTTTCGAGTAATGCTGGTGTCCGATCGGAAAGACAGTACGAGATCTATAACCAGAACAGCGGAAAGTTGTTGGTTCAAGCGAAAACCTTGTGGTGCCTACTCAGAGCAGACAGCAAGAAACCAACAGCTATTCCAGAGGAAATTTGTAATTTGTTTGTGGATGAGTAA